The Lewinellaceae bacterium genome has a segment encoding these proteins:
- a CDS encoding serine acetyltransferase — protein MEEKFIQALFKEHQQGHHRLPPELVYHWIDEMLEFIFPELSNSHFENYRAFQLHYKELQLNLFNLLNRLPEPCRMSTEEVESRFFDQLPEIKNMLLEDAQAILEGDPASVNLAEVIQTYPGFYAIAIHRFAHTFLQLGIPAIPRILTEYAHRKTGIDIHPGATIGRRFCMDHGTGIVIGETVEIGDDVKIYQGVTLGALSVQKEYAKTKRHPTIENKVVIYSGATILGGDTVIGENSIIGGNVWITKSVPANSKVYYQGDLKR, from the coding sequence ATGGAAGAAAAATTCATTCAGGCTCTCTTTAAAGAACATCAACAGGGACACCACCGGCTGCCCCCGGAGTTGGTGTACCATTGGATCGATGAAATGCTCGAATTTATCTTCCCGGAACTCAGCAACAGCCATTTTGAGAACTACAGGGCTTTCCAGCTTCATTACAAGGAATTACAACTCAACCTGTTTAATCTGCTCAACCGGCTTCCTGAGCCTTGCCGAATGTCCACTGAAGAGGTGGAAAGCCGTTTTTTCGACCAGCTCCCGGAGATCAAAAACATGTTGCTGGAAGACGCCCAGGCCATACTTGAAGGAGATCCGGCCTCTGTCAACCTTGCTGAAGTCATCCAGACGTATCCCGGGTTTTACGCCATTGCCATTCATCGTTTTGCCCATACTTTCCTTCAATTGGGAATTCCGGCCATCCCACGCATCCTGACAGAATATGCCCACCGTAAAACCGGCATCGATATTCACCCCGGTGCCACTATCGGCCGACGTTTTTGTATGGACCACGGCACCGGAATCGTTATCGGGGAAACCGTTGAAATCGGTGATGATGTAAAAATTTACCAGGGGGTAACCCTTGGAGCACTGAGCGTGCAAAAAGAATATGCCAAAACCAAACGCCACCCGACTATTGAAAACAAGGTGGTTATCTACTCCGGAGCAACAATTCTCGGAGGAGACACGGTGATCGGCGAAAACAGCATTATTGGGGGTAATGTGTGGATCACCAAAAGTGTACCAGCCAACTCAAAAGTATATTACCAGGGTGACCTAAAAAGATAA